The DNA region CTTTCCCTTGATACCATGCTGGCGATGATGGGTTCTCGGGGAGGCGGTTGAATTGTGACCCAGTCCAATGTTTCCAACACTGCCGCGGTGAATGTGGATGGGCCTGTCCCAGGAGTCCCAGTGCCACTGCTCTGGATCGTTGTTGGTGGCCGCAGTGCCGCTCTCCAGCGACTCCATGCACTTTCTTAAGTTCTGCATGGCCCTGGTCAGACGTCGCAGTTCCTCCTCCTCTCGCTGGCTGGGGCTGCCGGCCAGAATCTGACGGATTTCATCGTCGCTGAGACGCAGGCTTTGCTCCAGAGTGTTCAGGCGAGCAAGACAGGCGGTAAGAGTCTCCTGGCTAAGGCCCACTACGCGAAGCCATTGCCTCAGTTCGTTGCCCGTTGCGTGGGGCACAAGCCCATTGGCTGGGATGCGCTCGTTTAGCCGCATCttcgccagcagcagctcggAGAAGTAACGAACTAGCTTAGACTCCAGGCAACGAATCTCCTGCTGCGTCAGCGTGGAGCTGATCGCGCACTGAGTTCGCAGGCCCTCCAGATGGTTAGCCGAGAGATCAATCATGTCCTGAATGATAACCAGATTGCTGTCCACGGACAGCGAACCAGAGATGGTATCGTTGGCGTTGGTGGATCCGGTGTCTGGGGCTGATGCGGgggcattgttgttgctgctcatCCTGCTCATTCGCGGCAGAGTGGAGCCCGATTGATTTTTTCAGACGTCCCCTCGGGGACTCGACGATACGATGGAAACAGTTGCTGGGACTCCGCCCCGCATTGTTGCCCTCTTCAAGCGACCTTGACGTTCCCTGCTCCGGCTTTCGCACACTTACGCCCGCAACTCGAGACGGCTCAGAAAATGCGAAAAGACGACAATTTTTACAATTTCCTCGACTgttgttgaaatttctctaCACCCAAGTAGCGCATCAAGATAAGTGTAACCGTACCCTGGAGAACTTCTTAGCTCGGCGCATTAAAATGTACTAAAAACACTTTTCCGAAAAAATACGTTAGGGGCACTCCACAGTATTAAAGAAACTTATCATAGAATATAATTATGgtttcattttaattatagTATGTCTTCGTGtgtatatagttatatatatatgtatattcgatttgtaaaatgttcaaattaGCCAGATATTTttgtaacatttttattttattagtcgaagtaagaaattaaattaaaatttgtattttattcgTAGAGATAGGTATATGATACTACTAAGAACGGCgagtaaaatttaatttttttaaactacCTTCAGGTGCTGGATATTTCTTTAAAGTGGCCGAATGACatatatgcaaatggaaatcaGAAAATAGGCGGTCTGGTCATTAATACCACACTTCAAGGATCCCAGGCCATCGTCAATATCGGAAGTGGAATTAATTTGGACAATTCAAAACCAACAGTTTGCATCAATGACTTGATAAGAGAATATAATGCCCGCGTCCCGAACAAAAAGTTACCTATTCTTAAGTATGAGATACTTATTGCCATGATATTCAATGAAATCGAAAGACTTCTGTTAGAAGTACAAATCGGAGACTTTGATAGTTTTTATGACTTATACTATTCGCTCTGGTTACACAGGTAGAACAAGctttatttaataatagtttattcgcattttatatttctgaaattatttttatatacagCGGGCAATCCATAAGAATTAACCTAAAAAACGATCAAGAACAAGAAGCCGAAATTGTGGGAATTGATGACTTTGGATTTTTGAAGGTGAAATTACCATCTGGTACCATAGAAATTGTGCAACCCGATGGAAACAGTTTTGACATGTTGAAGGGATTAATTATACCCAAGTACCAATAGTGAAATGAACCAGATAtgaaaacatatatttttcccCGAATTCCCTAGTGTAATTGACCCTTCAGCAACTTGTACATTCTTATTATACTTCACTTAGTGCTCTTGCTTGAATTGaggaaaactttaaaaataatatgtattcCACTAAATTTAATACTGCCAAAGAGAATTATATGTTAATGGAAGTCttcaattattaataattatagaTACATATGTTTGCTCCCTATACCACAGTGCACTGTGCAGTGTTTTGAAATTGCTTCGTAAACTAATCGTAAGATGTTCGTTACCATTGTTTCAATGGTATTCCTCGATTCCTCTGCATGTGGGtgtttttgaaaattgtatttaataaatatgtattagATCATTGCGGACCTGAGAGCACTGCACTTTAACATTTTGTTCATATTTTcgaatgaaatatataaatgtttataatcAACGTAATCCTAGTTTTAGAATGAgattttattatacccgttactcgtagagtaaaagggtatactagattcgttgaaaagtatgtaacaggcagaaggaagcgtttccgaccgatataaagtatatatattcttgatcaggatcaatagccaagtcgatctggccatgtccgtctgtccgtccgtctgtctgtctgtctgtctgtccgtatgaacgtcgagatctcaggaactacaaaagctagaaagttgagattaagcatacagactcccaggacatagaagcagcgcaagtttttcgattcatgttgcctCGCCCACTCTGACGCCCgaaaaccgcccaaaactgctacgcccacacttttgaaaaatgttttgatattttttcatttttgtataagtcttgtaaatttctatcgatttgcaaaaaaactttttgccacgcccactcgaacgcccacaaaccgccaaaaactgtcagtgttgaaaactctctccctctctcttccacaagctgagtaacgggtatcagatagtcgggaaactcgactatagcgttctctcttgttttcatttagAAAACAACCTACGATTTAAATATCcacgttttattatttttgaacTGAGAGCTCGTCAGTGTACTTTCCTGTGAAATTGCTAACACTAGTGATTCTTAGACTTGGTGTTATTACACTTATGTAAGCTGGTAACACTGTTGCTTCGTTGGAAAAGAAAATTGTGGAATAAATCGGAGTCTGCGGCATTCGAAATTATGTCACAGCGAAATCACAGAGTGGACCGCTTCGCCCAGATGACGAAGCAGGAGGAAATCATTGCCAAGAAGCGGCAGGAGATCCTCGAGAAGCAGAAGACGGCACAGCTGGCGAAGGCGGTAGCCGCGGCGCAGAACTTGGCAGCGCAGTTGAAAACCGAGACGCCTGCGGGAAAGCCAATTTGCAacgaggtggaggtggaggaggaggatgccCGATACCTGGACACCGCCACCCAGGAAACCTCTCTAACCGTAGGCGAGGAGGGTAATAGCCTAGAGGATGTTCACATTGAGACCATGGGGAACAAGGGAAAGTCTGATGAAGCGGTGGCCACAAAGACGCTGAATAGCTTCACCGGCAAAACGGGCAAAATCACATCTGGCCTGAAGCGTCAGCATCTGCCTCAGCCCAGTGTGGAGCAGCCACCACCGAAGGTTAAGAATACTTTCTGCAACGATGGTTCCTTTTTAGAGAATTTCAAGAAAATTCTCGAAAAACACGAAAAGCCTCCACAGCCCTTGATTGTTCCGCCTGTTCCTGTGTCCAGGTGAGTGTgctatgaaaaaatatatgtatatttatttgtcCGTAATTATAGCGCCGAGGAGAACAATGCCGTGGAGACGGAAATTTCAGAGCAGAACAACAGTTCCCATCTAGAGGCGGCTATTGCCATCAGCTCTGCATCATCTATGGCTAACTCCATTACGGTGACCAGCTCGGCGCCAACTCACTTAGCCTTTGGATTACCCGTGCAAGCAGTAcagccaccaccgccgccgccgtttGCCTTCAATACTACGCTTCTGCAACAGGGACCACCGCAGATGCAGCTGCCAGCTGCCTTCTTCCACGGCCATTTGCCTTTGCACCTTCATCCGGCAGTAGCTCCTCCCCCACCTCCGCCGCCTCCACAGCTGCCGATCGCTCTGGCTAACATGGGACCGATTTACATGCAGCTTGGACCGTCTCCAGTGGAAGCTATGCAACTAAATGCCATACCGGCGCCCAAAGAATTTGACTTGAATGCCATACCTAAGCCGCAAATAAATCTGGAGGCTATCCAGATGCCCACCATCGGGGGTCACTCGGCGGAGCAGCTTGGCCTCCTGCCGGACCGCATGTCAGTTAATCCACAcccaccgcctccgccgccaccTGTAGTGGAGGAGATGgagcaacagcaccagcaggTGGCATCTCCAAATCCAACTCAGTCAACAGCTGTCCCGCCACAAGGTGTGTAACACTTGCAAAACAGTCATCTTTGcctgttttgttttgccatcGCCATGCCCTATCCATTTCCAACATCTATCCTCGCCCTTCCACTTCCAACGTCCCACTCATTCAATTTGTATAGAACTTTAATCGTTGAGCACGATTTTAAAGCAATTTATGTAGTTTTTTCAGAAACATGCATACAATTGCCAACGTGCTTAGAAAACCTAATCGCACTGGTCGTGGAAAATGGTGAAGATTATGAAGATAAAATACGTTTGCATAGAAGCGAGTTGCATCCGGCCTTGTGGTAAATGACCTAAACATGTTATATCTGGGTCTAGTACTGGTTAGGAATACAGTACAGTTTAGGGATTTGGTTTAGCATTTTATTAGGAATCAGTTATTATTAGAGTCTAGGCATTTTTTTAAcgttaatttattatatttgcaaGTTGAACCAATTTAAGTACATTACGATTGTGCCAGCTCTTTAGGATAGTAATTCTAAAAATCAGTCCGATttatgttttagttttttttttcaattatcATTACTCCTATAGGTACATGCCATTACACATGGCATAGTAGTTAGCCGCGCAAATTTCGTTTCGCTtacttaattataaatttaaaatcacaAACATTGGACAATACAGGTGTGTACATATTTTCCTTTGATGCGTTTTAAGATATTTGTCTGATGAATACTACCATATGCTAACCCAAGAGAATGTTGTTCGCTTcaaagtatttgtatttagtttccttttttttgcattataTTTAAAGCAGCTTGGTGGGGGTGTAGTGTAGGAGGATAAGCCACACCAGTCTCGTGGACTCATCGAGCGCGCAGTGTTCCGTCGTTCCTCGATCCTCATCTAAAGTCTGGAGGAGCCAGCCGGCGGATGCCAACTAAAAATCTCTGAATAAGCCGCTATTGGGGCGCCTCAAACAGTTTTTCATATAATGTATTTGTACACGTGACAAACGTCGAGCACTTTTCATTGTACGTTTTACTTCTTTTGAATTTTGGTAATAGGTTTCTTTATGATAAGAGCTGCGAGCAGTATCGAAGCTATCGCTCCCAA from Drosophila santomea strain STO CAGO 1482 chromosome 3R, Prin_Dsan_1.1, whole genome shotgun sequence includes:
- the LOC120451275 gene encoding formin-like protein 14 isoform X2, whose translation is MSQRNHRVDRFAQMTKQEEIIAKKRQEILEKQKTAQLAKAVAAAQNLAAQLKTETPAGKPICNEVEVEEEDARYLDTATQETSLTVGEEGNSLEDVHIETMGNKGKSDEAVATKTLNSFTGKTGKITSGLKRQHLPQPSVEQPPPKVKNTFCNDGSFLENFKKILEKHEKPPQPLIVPPVPVSSAEENNAVETEISEQNNSSHLEAAIAISSASSMANSITVTSSAPTHLAFGLPVQAVQPPPPPPFAFNTTLLQQGPPQMQLPAAFFHGHLPLHLHPAVAPPPPPPPPQLPIALANMGPIYMQLGPSPVEAMQLNAIPAPKEFDLNAIPKPQINLEAIQMPTIGGHSAEQLGLLPDRMSVNPHPPPPPPPVVEEMEQQHQQVASPNPTQSTAVPPQGFFMIRAASSIEAIAPNSSTTNGSALSDSG
- the LOC120451275 gene encoding uncharacterized protein LOC120451275 isoform X1, with amino-acid sequence MSQRNHRVDRFAQMTKQEEIIAKKRQEILEKQKTAQLAKAVAAAQNLAAQLKTETPAGKPICNEVEVEEEDARYLDTATQETSLTVGEEGNSLEDVHIETMGNKGKSDEAVATKTLNSFTGKTGKITSGLKRQHLPQPSVEQPPPKVKNTFCNDGSFLENFKKILEKHEKPPQPLIVPPVPVSSAEENNAVETEISEQNNSSHLEAAIAISSASSMANSITVTSSAPTHLAFGLPVQAVQPPPPPPFAFNTTLLQQGPPQMQLPAAFFHGHLPLHLHPAVAPPPPPPPPQLPIALANMGPIYMQLGPSPVEAMQLNAIPAPKEFDLNAIPKPQINLEAIQMPTIGGHSAEQLGLLPDRMSVNPHPPPPPPPVVEEMEQQHQQVASPNPTQSTAVPPQVFSETCIQLPTCLENLIALVVENGEDYEDKIRLHRSELHPALWFLYDKSCEQYRSYRSQLLDYKRQRAERQRLSRDQQPQSKEPEAQQHREEQHSNSAADKYDPESAISADFDSDDEYMRGMMDRNRDNIKRRIECRNELSDEERREREEAVAGELADGDDQDDEDDKESQRQRRRRERKSRWGEKEQQLPSSSTSGNFGNQNKPILSSITRTDPALLQYARLNYGSTQLSEDQWKQCEEHYKVNLLYQDMMRKRQEIDRLARGGKFKYEYDSDEDIEGGTWEHKLRTAEMEATSLWANALTKQSEGKHHIGDFLPPEELKKFMEQYEAKKNNRQPDLSDYKEYKLKEDNIGFQMLQKLGWKEGQGLGQDGAGIVDPVNKAPQRDGNQGLGVSSTAQPEECDNEYDAYRKRMMLAYRFRPNPLNNPRRAYY